From bacterium, one genomic window encodes:
- a CDS encoding glycosyltransferase family 4 protein, with translation MIKRALAERKIVKALDSFNPQILIGVGGYNEQKLFQKWTKKQGALYIPIIVAKWPVPDNPVRKIIWKRGISAITDPDIPVIFARGEFLKHYLAEEYNIPPDRIKVYWPKYPQELFTRTYTSPFEENKFNILFAGRFSREKGVMLLPDILKLLIKDLPKTKLTLIGDGQLKNELRKKLREVSEEGKSWRIVGFLPQKEIISYYKNCDALIVPSLCEGFGKVVYEGLMCGAWPVASDVDNIGYLIRDGIDGSLVSQIEPNEFVKKLIERNTQGRKKNINNQYFKKMQNEYPSLTEALDEFLLHIEMGHNDK, from the coding sequence ATGATTAAAAGAGCCCTAGCGGAAAGGAAGATAGTTAAGGCCCTCGACAGTTTTAATCCTCAAATACTTATTGGTGTAGGGGGATATAACGAGCAAAAACTATTTCAAAAATGGACGAAAAAACAAGGCGCGCTCTATATCCCAATTATTGTTGCTAAATGGCCTGTTCCAGATAATCCGGTGAGGAAAATAATCTGGAAAAGAGGGATATCCGCGATTACCGATCCAGATATACCTGTTATTTTTGCCAGAGGCGAATTCCTAAAGCATTATCTTGCTGAGGAATATAATATCCCTCCCGATAGAATAAAAGTTTACTGGCCTAAATATCCTCAAGAATTATTCACAAGAACTTATACCAGTCCTTTCGAAGAAAATAAATTTAATATCCTTTTCGCTGGCCGTTTTAGCCGTGAAAAAGGGGTTATGCTATTACCAGATATACTAAAATTATTGATAAAAGATCTACCCAAGACTAAATTAACTTTAATCGGCGATGGACAATTAAAGAATGAACTTAGAAAAAAATTACGGGAAGTTTCAGAAGAGGGAAAATCATGGCGAATTGTCGGATTCCTTCCTCAGAAAGAAATTATCAGCTATTATAAAAACTGTGATGCGCTTATCGTGCCGTCTTTATGCGAAGGATTCGGGAAAGTTGTTTATGAAGGACTTATGTGTGGTGCTTGGCCAGTTGCAAGTGACGTGGATAATATTGGCTATTTAATCCGTGATGGCATTGATGGCTCTTTGGTTTCTCAAATCGAGCCCAATGAATTTGTAAAAAAATTGATCGAAAGAAATACACAAGGAAGAAAAAAAAATATTAATAATCAATATTTTAAAAAAATGCAGAATGAATATCCTTCATTAACCGAAGCTCTGGATGAATTTCTTCTACATATAGAAATGGGGCATAATGACAAATAA
- the rfbD gene encoding dTDP-4-dehydrorhamnose reductase codes for MTNKLKILATGAKGMMGCDVIPILSEKCDVLSTDIEELDICDNEQVRKAIKRFRPNWVLHMAAMTDLDRCEIEPKLAENVNSKGTENLAQACFDFNVSMIYISTSGVFSGLKKSPYIEDDIPRPQNVYGKTKYSGEKAVREILAPDRWLILRAGWLFGGGAQDKKFVGKIYKIAKQEGMLSAVEDIYGSPNYTVDIGNLILYFVNNRINGLFHVANEGCANRFKIAEEIVRVAGIDCIVKPVSSEFFKNSAQRPPMEAIENVRLREIGYKMRPWEEALAEYVKRLIQ; via the coding sequence ATGACAAATAAATTAAAAATTTTAGCTACTGGTGCTAAAGGAATGATGGGTTGCGATGTTATCCCGATTCTCTCTGAAAAATGTGATGTTTTATCCACCGATATAGAGGAATTAGATATTTGCGATAATGAACAGGTTCGGAAAGCCATAAAGCGTTTTCGTCCAAATTGGGTGCTACATATGGCAGCTATGACTGATCTCGACCGTTGCGAAATCGAGCCAAAACTTGCTGAAAATGTCAATTCTAAAGGAACTGAAAATCTCGCACAAGCCTGTTTTGATTTTAATGTATCGATGATATATATTTCTACTTCGGGCGTTTTTTCAGGATTAAAGAAAAGTCCTTATATTGAAGATGATATTCCGCGTCCACAAAATGTCTATGGGAAGACCAAATATTCTGGCGAAAAAGCTGTCCGTGAAATTCTCGCTCCAGATAGATGGTTGATTCTCAGAGCAGGTTGGCTATTTGGTGGCGGCGCACAGGATAAGAAGTTTGTAGGCAAAATATATAAAATAGCCAAGCAAGAGGGCATGTTGTCTGCTGTAGAAGATATTTATGGTTCCCCAAATTATACAGTGGACATTGGGAATTTAATATTGTATTTTGTAAATAATAGAATCAATGGATTGTTCCATGTGGCTAACGAAGGTTGTGCGAATCGATTTAAGATAGCTGAAGAAATCGTCAGAGTTGCAGGTATCGATTGCATCGTCAAACCTGTTTCGTCGGAGTTCTTCAAAAATAGCGCCCAGAGGCCACCTATGGAAGCAATCGAAAACGTGAGATTAAGAGAAATAGGTTATAAGATGAGGCCATGGGAGGAGGCACTTGCCGAATATGTTAAACGGCTGATTCAATGA